Proteins encoded together in one Urocitellus parryii isolate mUroPar1 chromosome 3, mUroPar1.hap1, whole genome shotgun sequence window:
- the Fam3d gene encoding protein FAM3D codes for MEPKKLDFKVFPPGVTVGTVGTKSGSTTSPSDHRRSHLAVPGSESGPGAVVSWHRPLALAGLIRLLSLAFVLVATWIFLRSSNSFSTKTLRLPRWMETKKTKCGLSKPCPSNYFAFKICSGAANVVGPSMCFENQIIMSPVKNNIGRGLNIALVNGTTGQVLRKDSFDMYSGDANLLVKFLKEIPRDTLVLVASYDDPGTKMNEDLRSLFSNLGSSYAKQLGFRDSWVFLGARDLKNKSPFEQFLKSNPETNKYDGWPELLELEGCVPRKVF; via the exons ATGGAGCCCAAGAAGCTGGATTTTAAAGTCTTTCCCCCAGGGGTCACTGTGGGGACTGTCGGCACAAAGTCTGGCAGCACGACCTCACCATCTGACCACCGCCGGAGCCACCTCGCGGTCCCAGGGTCTG AATCTGGCCCCGGGGCCGTGGTCTCCTGGCACCGTCCTCTTGCTCTTGCAGGTCTGATCCGCCTCCTGTCCCTCGCCTTCGTCCTGGTGGCCACCTGGATCTTCCTTCGCTCCTCCAACAGCTTCAGCACCAAAACCCTCCGCCTGCCGCGCTGGATGG AAACCAAGAAGACCAAGTGCGGCCTCAGCAAGCCCTGCCCGTCCAACTACTTTGCATTCAAAATCTGCAGTGGGGCCGCCAACGTGGTGGGTCCCTCCATGTGTTTTGAAAACCAAAT TATCATGAGTCCCGTGAAGAACAACATAGGCCGAGGCCTGAACATCGCCCTGGTGAACG GAACCACAGGACAGGTGCTGAGAAAGGACTCTTTCGACATGTACTCCGGAG ATGCCAATCTCCTGGTGAAATTCCTTAAGGAAATTCCACGGGACACACTGGTGCTGGTGGCCTCCTACGATGACCCGGGGACCAA AATGAACGAGGACCTCAGGTCCCTCTTCTCCAACCTGGGGAGTTCCTACGCGAAGCAGCTGGGCTTCCGGGACAGCTGGGTCTTCCTAGGAGCCAGAGACCTCAAGAACAAAAGCCCCTTTGAACAG ttccTAAAGAGTAACCCAGAAACAAATAAATACGATGGCTGGCCAGAGCTGCTGGAGCTGGAGGGCTGTGTGCCCCGGAAGGTATTCTAG